The DNA sequence GCTTTATAGACTTAAATTTTAGCCTAGCCCTAGCGTGCGAGCACGACGAACAAAGGGCAAAAAAGTACCTAGATGCAGCCAGAGAGATACAAGGACTCGAAGATAAGCAGGACAAGAGGGGAAAGTGGGAAATAAACGAGGATAACAACAAAAAAGTGATGACCCCGCACAAGGACGACGAAAAATTTCAAACCAAATTCGAAAAGGAAAACCCGCTCCTTTTCAGGCAGCTACAAAACGAGCTAGAGCTCATGAATAACGAAGCAAGGTTATACGAAAAAATTAAAGACAACAAAGACAAAGGCATAGATAAATTAACGCCGCTTTACGTAGAGTTGCAAGAGGGGCAAATCGATGTAAAAAGAAAACACGGAGACGAGGTGGGCAAGCCGATAGATACCGATAGATTTAGGTATAGCTATCCAAACGCTACCAAAACGCTAGAACAAACCATCGAAAAATGGGCAGAAAAGGAAACTAAAAAAGAAAATACCGAGCAGAAAGGAAGAGAGATATGAAGAAAACATTAATATCTATTGGTGCGGCAACGGCGCTATTTTTTAGCAGCGCAAACGCAGGAGGCGTTCCGGTTATAGACGTGGCCGCGATAGCTCAAGCGGTAATGGGCTATACTCAAACGCTAAAAGACTATGCTGAGCAAATCAAGCAGTACGAGCAAATGGTCAAAGATACGCTAAATTTTGAAAAACAGATGGCCGAGCTCGGCATAGATATGAACAGCATCTACGATATACTAGGCGATGCGCAAAGCATGATCAGTCAAATGCAAAGTATCTACGATAACGTCAAAAATATCCCCAATGACATAATGGGCGATATAGCGAGAGTGCAAAACGCGTGCTCGTTTTTGGAAAATAATAGCCAATTTTTCGGAATGACGCTAGGAAAAACCAAGAGCTCAATCAAAAGCAAGGTTAATCGCTGCACTTACGCATTGCGAGACGGCGCAAATTTGAGCAAAAGCATAGACGAGCTGACCGAGCAGATGAATAAAGCCGTCGATCCTATCCAAAGAGCGAACTATCAAGCGCAAATCAACAACATAAAAAATGCCGAGAAATTCCTGCAAGAAAGGGATAATATCGAGAAAACAAACGCCTTGTTAGCCTTTGAAGATACCTTTCATAGCGACGATAAGACCAATCCTTACTCAAAAGCGAAAATGAACGACGATTTAAAGCAGCTTTCAAAGCAGCTGAGCAAACCAAACAACCAAAAGCAAGCTCAAGCCCTCACGAACTCGATACTGCTTAAAATTTTAGAAAATTTGCAGCATCAATACGAGCTGAATATCAACTATACCAGCACGATGGCTACTAGCAAGCAGCTAAACGAAAGCGGCAGCAATAAAAATTTAACCGAAGAGAGCTTTAATCAGTCGGTCGTAGAATATAAGCGCAACGACGCCATATTTGAGCCAGAAACCAAGCAGCTCCCGAAAGATGAGCTGGGACTACCAAAATTCGTATATTTCAAATAAAGGGGAAAGAATGAAAAAACTAGTTTTTAGTTTGATCGTAGGTGCAATTTTTGTGGCAAGCGGCGCGACCGCAAAAGAGACGAGCGCAAAGGATACGGCGACAAAGACGTCTGCTCCAAAAGAGCTCGGCGACGTATTTACCGGCGATAAGAAACTGGCATGCGAAGCGGTGCTATGCCTCGCAAGCGCTACTCGCCCGCCGGAGTGCGCCGCAAGCCTTAAAAAGTACTATTCGATTACGGCTAAAAAGGCGCATAAGCAGGCTCAAAAAAGACAAGCATTTTTAGATCTGTGTCCAAGATGAAAGAAAATCTAGTCGAGCTCGCGCTCGATGAAATTTTAAAAAATAACGGCTACTTTGAAAAAAGAGACAAAAGTAGCCGTAACTACAAAACGCTTACGAACGACTACGGAGATACGATAGTCGTATCGCGCCAATCAAACGGCCACTACTTATATTTTAATCCAAATGACAGTACCGATCGGGGCAATATTTACAGCTTCGCTAAAAATCGCGGAGTAGAAGTAAAAGATTTAATAGACGAAGACAAAATAAAAGATATAAAGGAGTTACAAAACAATACTATACCAAAAGCAACTACTAAAAAAATAGATAATGAAATAATAGAAAAA is a window from the Campylobacter showae CSUNSWCD genome containing:
- a CDS encoding type IV secretion system protein; protein product: MKKTLISIGAATALFFSSANAGGVPVIDVAAIAQAVMGYTQTLKDYAEQIKQYEQMVKDTLNFEKQMAELGIDMNSIYDILGDAQSMISQMQSIYDNVKNIPNDIMGDIARVQNACSFLENNSQFFGMTLGKTKSSIKSKVNRCTYALRDGANLSKSIDELTEQMNKAVDPIQRANYQAQINNIKNAEKFLQERDNIEKTNALLAFEDTFHSDDKTNPYSKAKMNDDLKQLSKQLSKPNNQKQAQALTNSILLKILENLQHQYELNINYTSTMATSKQLNESGSNKNLTEESFNQSVVEYKRNDAIFEPETKQLPKDELGLPKFVYFK
- a CDS encoding TrbM/KikA/MpfK family conjugal transfer protein; protein product: MKKLVFSLIVGAIFVASGATAKETSAKDTATKTSAPKELGDVFTGDKKLACEAVLCLASATRPPECAASLKKYYSITAKKAHKQAQKRQAFLDLCPR